The genomic segment TTCTGAAAAATTGAAACCCGTTCCTGCCACGGCATATTTGCCCACTCTTTTTGAGCTTCAAGGGCAGCATTAATAGCCATGTTTACTTCCTTCTCTCCACAATAATGAACGGTGGCCAGTTTGTGATCGTGCTTGTGGGGCATCACCACATCAGCCGTTCGTCCGGTTTTAACTTCCTTTCCATTGATAATTGCAGGAATCTCAATTTCCTGGTCCTGCAACTCCGTTAATTTCTGCTTGAGTTTCTTTTTTTCCGGAGATCCCGGTTCATATGCATTATACGGTTCGTTCTTTGGCTCCTGGATGTTGAAATAGGCATTCGGCATAGTCCTTTATATAAGCTTAAAGTGTTTGTTTTTTCTGAATGAAAGATAACGGTTTCTCATCGATTTTGAAGGATAAACCTTCCGTCCAGTTGATTGAGGTTATAAAAACAAGAGAGGAGAGAAAGTCATTCGATAGTGACAGTTCATTGATAATCAGATGTCATAAACAAGAATGATTCTGCCAGCCGTAAGTTAAGGGGGCACAAGTGACGCTTCGCTTAACACTTGCGCCAGTCGGCGGCTATATCTGAATTCTTTGTTTTAAACACTCATCCGATGATTTCCTATTTAAAACCGATGTGTATACGAAATCTTGATTGCCCCGCTTCGCTGAAGAGTTCGGAAGCGGCTGAGCTGATCCTCCTCCAGCCAATTGTGGTTGTACACGAGGTAGAGGTCTGAACCGGGAGTAATAATCCACCTTAGGCGATTATTCGTGGCAAGCAGCTGGCTTAGATTATCGTACTGTATGTTGGTTGTGAAAAAGAGTGAATTGGTGAAGTCCATATTGGCTTCAAACCGGAACAGATCCGTAGAAAAACTTCCTTCAGCTAAATCTACATCGGTTCGAACATATTCAGGGGTAAGTTCGAGCCCAGTGAAAGGACGAAGACTTAGATTCAGGCCATATTGAGTTCGGGTACCGGACCAAAATCCACCCGATTCAAACTCGGCTCCGAAAGACACTTTCCTGTATGAAGCTGTTTGTAGTTCGGCAGAGGCCGTCCAGGTTACGTAATCATCAACAGGGATAATGATAGAATTGTCCCGCCGGATATCGAACGGAAACTCCAGTCGCTCGTAATTTCTTGAAATATCAAAAGCCATCTCGTCACCACTCATGAACGAGATATTAAAAAGAGTAAATCGTATTTCCTGGGTTAGCAGCTCAAAATCAAGATCTGTCAGATGTTCAAACCGAATTTCCCATTCCACCTGCTGAAAAACATCACTTTCCGGGAATTGTGGTGAATATGAGATTGAGGGCTGAAAACGGCGAAAGGCATTTCTGGGTGTAAACCCAACGGCCGGGTTGTATGCATCTCCAAATTCCCGGTAAGACATCAGGCCTGCCCAGGGTTGATTCGGATAATTTATACGAAACCCACGGGTGGTTCGATCCCAAAATTCAGAAGTATCATCGTTTGCCAGGGGAGAGTTGTGATAGACAAAAAACGCCTGAAACTGAAGATTTTTATCTTCCCTGAAGGTAGAAGTACTCAACTCCAGGTCGGCTCCGATTGTATGGCGATCCTGTAACTCAAGTTCTCCACTTCTATCTCCATCTGTGGCCCGCCGGGTATAAATCATGCCTATAGTACTTTCGCTGCCGATATTCCGCTTGACCCGGGCAACCGAAAAATTTTCAGGACGGATGTCACGCTGTTCACCTGTGCGAACATGCAGAAAAGCGAGGTTATAGGGACCGGAGTTGCCAAGCAGCCGCGCTCCATAGGTAATTGGAATGGGCTGCCCTTCCTGCAATCCAATTCTGCGGCTGAAATATGGATTTACCCTGCTTGCCGGTGCAAATTCGTAGATGTTGGAGCCCTCCAGGAAGAAGTCTCGCTGTTCGGGAAACTGAACAGCAAATCGTGTTAAATTTACAATACGCTGATCCACTTCGGCTTCAGCAAAATCGGTATTGAATGTAAGGGAGGCTTTCAGGCTGGGGGTGATACTGTAGTTGATATCCAGTCCTCCGTCCAGATCGGTATCGGTTTCGTCACCTTCGGCAAGTTTTTGTTCGTTGCCGGTTAGGATTCCAAATGGTTTTACCTCCAGTCCCAAACCCTGAGACATTCCGGTAAGTCCTGTAAGTAATCCGCCATCCTGTGGCCGGTCAATTCCCTGGTTTCGTTGATATCCGGTCCACAGAACCGTTTCACTTTTTCGTCGAATCACACGCATAAAATTCACTCCCCAGGTATCACTTTCGGGATCGAAGTTGAGTGATCGGAATGGAATTTTAATCTCTGTAGTCCAGCCAATTTCGTTAATGGTGGCTTTCGCATCCCAAATTCCATCCCAATTTAGATTAATGGATTGCCCCTGACCCGTAGTGATGAGCCCGTCGGTTCGAAGAGCATTGGGATTTACCTCCATGAAATAGGCGTTGCGCTGATCGTTGAACGTATCAAAAAACCAGGTAAACCGTTCATCAGCTACAATTCGTACATCTCTGCGTCTTTGGGTCGCTTTAATCCTGGACGGATCGCTGTCATACAATATGACGCCCATGTATAGGTACTCGTCATCGTAAGCAATTCGCACTTCGGTCTTCTCGGTGGCCGGATCTCCCTCATTGGGTTCCTGCTGCCGAAAGCCGGTGGCTGCGGGAACGCGTTTCCAAAACTCTTCATCTACTTTTCCATCAAAAATAAACTTCTCGGTATTTTCCAGACGCAGAGCTCGTATCTCTTTTTTTATACGGTTCTGAGAGAGTAGATCTGCAGGTAACAGGATCGAGAATATGAAAAATATGGCAAAACAGGTTTTTACTTTACTACCCGCAAATGAAGCAGCGTTGCTACGTGTTAGATTTTTGTTGAGCAACCAGGATTTTTTAGTGTTCAAACTACTGAACCGGTTTTCTAAATTAACGTAATACTTGAACTCTTTAAAATTAACGATTTATTAAAGTGTACGGAGTAAATTTGAGTAAAATATGAAGCCGGGTACGCCATCCATAATTTTTAGGATCTCAAAAATGGTGGTTTTTTAAGAGAAGATGGTTTTGAGTAATTTTACCTTATAAAAATCCCAAAATTTAATGTATTCCCATGTTTCATATTCTTCTCATCTTATCTATTCTTTTCGTTCAGTCTCCGCAATCCACTGCGGAGGAACAGCTTCAGATGATTTTTGATGATCACTGGGAATACAGCCTTCAGACTAATCCCATCTTTGCCACCAGCCAGGGTGATGACCGGTTTAACGATCAGCTTCCCGAAACAGGATTGGATGCGATGGAGGAGAATTACGAGAAGTCGAAAGAGTTCCTGTCTCGCTTGCATAAGATATCAAGAGAAGAGCTGAGTAGTGAGAGTCGCATCAATTACGATATTTTTGAAAATCAGCTTGAAGGTTCGATTTGGGCGTATGAATTGAACCATCATCTGCTTCCGCTGAATGGGTGGTGGGATTATCACGCTTCATTTGCAACTCTGGGCGATGATGTTCCACTTGAAACAGTGGAGGATTATGATAACTACCTGAGCCGGCTGGAGGAATTTCCTGATTATAACGGCGGCTACATCGAACGGATGAGAAAAGGAATTGAGCTGGGGATTATGCGTCCGCAAGATTGTTTTTGATGATTACGTGGCATCGATCGAAGCGCTGATTACCGAGTCATCGGAAGAACATCGATTGTATGAGCCGTTTAAGGAATTTCCGGACAGTTTTAGTGAGGAAGAGAAGCAGCGGCTGACGAATCACGCAAAAGAAGTGGTCGGTGAGATTGTGATTCCCGAATATCAGCGGCTGCGTGATTTTTTGGTTGATGAATACATCCCGAATACAACCGAAACGATTGGAATTACGGAAATTCCGGGTGGAGAGGAGTATTATAATTATTTGATTCAGGATCATACCACGATTGATATTACGGCTGATGAAGTCCATCAAATCGGGCTGGATGAGGTTGCACGAATTCGAGGGGAGATGATGGAGATTGTTAAATCCGAAGGCTACGGGGATGATTTTGACGCTTTCGTGGAATTCCTCCGCACGGACGATCAGTTTTACGCCGAAACACCTGAGCAGCTATTGAAGGAGACAGCTTACGTTCTGAAAACTATCGATGGGAAACTGCCGGAACTTTTTAAAACGTTGCCGCGGCTTCCCTACGGAATTGAACCGATTCCCGATTATCTTGCGCCGCGAACAGCTACGGCTTACTACAGCCGCGGAGATGCAGATGGAACCCAAGCCGGAACCTACGCCGTAAACACATATGATCTGGATAGCCGACCGCTTTACGAAATCCCAGCGCTTTCACTGCATGAAGCCGTGCCGGGTCACCATCTGCAGATTGCCCTGCAACAGGAGTTGGAGGATTTGCCCAAATTCAGAACCACAGCCAGTTATACCGCTTTTACCGAGGGTTGGGCACTCTATGCCGAACGCCTGGGAGAGGAGATCGGGATGTACGAAACGCCTTATAAAAAATTTGGTCAACTGAGTTACGAGATGTGGCGGGCTCTCCGCCTCGTGGTGGATACCGGCATGCACGCCAAAGGCTGGAGCCGCGAGGAAGCCATTCAATACATGGCAGACAATTCTGCTCTGTCACTTCATAACATCCGCTCGGAAGTCAACCGCTACATCTTCTGGCCGGGACAGGCACTGGCGTATAAAATGGGAGAAATCAAAATCCGTGAGTTGCGAGCGATGGCCGAAGAAAAACTGGGAGAGAACTTTGACCTCCGCGAATTTCACGATGTGGTTTTACTCAGTGGAAGTATTCCGTTGAATGTGTTGGAGGGGAATGTTGAGAAATGGATTGAATCAGTTGGCGGGGAGTAGTAGGCAGTTTTCAGTTGACAGTAAACAATTTTTCTCGTTTCACCGCTCTGCTGTGAAACGTATCAGACCAGCATTGTGGTAAGATTTCTAACCAGCAAAATAAATTATAAAATTTTGGTCATTCAACTCCATAAAATTCAATCGCGAAAGAACTAAATACCTGGTATTATCTCATAAAAAAAGTGCAGCTTTAAATGGAGCGTCAGAATGAGGAAAATAAAGCCAATCTTTTTGAGCCAACTCTTTCCTACTATTCGCATTAATAAGAGGTATGTATCTGTGACTCAAACATCTACAACACAGATGTATACACCCATTTGCCGATAAAAATTTTGGGGCTACGCTCAATTCTATTTGTCTTACCGACAGATTGTTGGAGCAATCACGTGCTATCTCAGCGCAACCATTCCTCTCGAATTTTTATTCGGCCAATCAACAAAATCATAAAAATTAAAACAGATCATCTATATCATGAAGTATTATTACCAGAATTGTTTACAATCCTCAATCATAAAATCTTTTGCCATGTTAATGGTATTTGGACTAATGACATCTGTGCTTGCCGGATGCAGTTCCTCTACATCTGCAAACGAAGAGGATAAAGATTCCGAAAAACAGACCCGAACGTTTGACCTGATTCTTGCCGCCGATGGTTCCACAGTAGTTGGAACAGCCACAACTGAAATCATCACAGAGGATGACGATGCCTATATCGAAGACGGATTCTTTATCACGCTCGATATTTCTGGTTCGGAATTCGATCCCCCCTTTGATATCGATATGAACACGAACTCCGGCTTCTGCGGCACATGGGACGTTCAGGATGGAGAAAAAGCCGAAATGCCTTGTGATTATGAGGAGTTTCTGTCCGATCCTGGCGAGTTGATTGTCACTTCCGAAGATGGTGACGGGGTGGAGGCGTATACTGTGGAATCGTAAGTGAATTTTACCGCTATTAAAAACGAGTCGGCTTTTATTCAACTTCTAATCGGTTTGGCTTGATCAGCTGACTTTGGACGCTATGATCGTCTCATTGAGTTATGCTAATGTTCTCTGTTGGGAGCAAAGAGTATATTGGCAGCATCTTAATGAAAAAACGTGTTTCATATTTATGACGCAGGATAAAAAACCCCGCCGGATTGTAATGGGCGGGGTTGAATAGAAGTATAAATTTGCAGTTTAATCGGCGTGTGTAATTTCGGTTCCGAGAACTTTTAGAAATTCAGCCAGCCATTTCTGATGTCCGGGCCAGGCCGGTGAAGTAACCAGGTTTCCGTCAACCACGGCTTCGGTTGGCGGGACCTCTTTATAGTTGGCTCCGGTTAGCTCCATCTCCGGTCCGCAGGCGGGATAAGCAGTCAGCGTTTTCCCTTCAATACCACCGACTGCAGCTAAAATTTGCAACCCGTGACAGATGGCAGCAATAGGCTTGTCTTCCTCTACAAAATGGCGAACCATTTCAATGACACCCTCATTGAGCCGCAGATATTCCGGTGCGCGACCGCCGGGCAATACCAGTGCATCATACTCTTCCGGGTTAACATCATCGAAAGTAAAATTCAATGTAAAATTGTGGCCGGGCGTCTCCTTGTAGGTCTGATCTCCTACGAAATCGTGAACGGCTGTGGGGCACTGGTCTCCCTCTTTCTTGTCCGGACAAACAGCATGAACCGTATGGCCAACCATCTGCAGTGCCTGGAACGGAACCATGGTTTCCAGATCTTCGCCATAATCTCCTGCAATCATCAAAATTTTTTTTGCTCCCATAATAATAACTCCTCTTTTTTTTGGATTGATCTTTTCATGTCTTTAAAAAACATACCGATTGCCAAGAACATTCGTTTTGCAAAGGGTTCGTCCCCGGTTAAATGGACGGATGGAACAGAATGAGTTTGAATTCAATAAACCGGGTTGGTTGCAGAACTGGCAGAGCCAACATAAAAAAAGGCTTCTGATCGTAAAATCAGAAGCCTGTAAGATCTGTACGGAAAGTGAACTACTGTGCTGAAGCCATTTCGTCCATCGCTCCTTCGGGTATCCAGCTTTCGATCAGTTCTTCATTTTGATTCATCCATTGTTCTGTAACAGCGGATACATTTTCATCCGATTCCTGGACCTGAACCATCAGGTCGGCCAATTGATCTTCCGTAAACTTCATATTTTTCAGGAAAGCGGCCAGTTCCGGCTTCTCTTGTTCGAGATTTTCGCGTCCCATAATATGGATATTCCCTGACTGCCAGAGTACTTTATCCGGATCTTGTTTTAGAAATTTCAGATCCCAACGCCCGAATTTCCAGTGAGGCTGCCAGCCGGTAACCACAATCCACTCTTCATTTTCAATAGCGTTACTCAGGGCGGCAGTCATGGCCGGGCCGCTTGATGTCATCAAGTCAAAATTGAGATTGTACTCATCAATTAACTCTTGAGTGGTTTGCATAACACCGGCACCGGCATCAATCCCGGTAATCTGCCCGTCAAACTCTTCGACATAATTGTTCAGGTTTGAAATACTGTCTACCTCAACATATTCCGGTACTACAA from the Balneolaceae bacterium genome contains:
- a CDS encoding DUF5916 domain-containing protein, producing MNTKKSWLLNKNLTRSNAASFAGSKVKTCFAIFFIFSILLPADLLSQNRIKKEIRALRLENTEKFIFDGKVDEEFWKRVPAATGFRQQEPNEGDPATEKTEVRIAYDDEYLYMGVILYDSDPSRIKATQRRRDVRIVADERFTWFFDTFNDQRNAYFMEVNPNALRTDGLITTGQGQSINLNWDGIWDAKATINEIGWTTEIKIPFRSLNFDPESDTWGVNFMRVIRRKSETVLWTGYQRNQGIDRPQDGGLLTGLTGMSQGLGLEVKPFGILTGNEQKLAEGDETDTDLDGGLDINYSITPSLKASLTFNTDFAEAEVDQRIVNLTRFAVQFPEQRDFFLEGSNIYEFAPASRVNPYFSRRIGLQEGQPIPITYGARLLGNSGPYNLAFLHVRTGEQRDIRPENFSVARVKRNIGSESTIGMIYTRRATDGDRSGELELQDRHTIGADLELSTSTFREDKNLQFQAFFVYHNSPLANDDTSEFWDRTTRGFRINYPNQPWAGLMSYREFGDAYNPAVGFTPRNAFRRFQPSISYSPQFPESDVFQQVEWEIRFEHLTDLDFELLTQEIRFTLFNISFMSGDEMAFDISRNYERLEFPFDIRRDNSIIIPVDDYVTWTASAELQTASYRKVSFGAEFESGGFWSGTRTQYGLNLSLRPFTGLELTPEYVRTDVDLAEGSFSTDLFRFEANMDFTNSLFFTTNIQYDNLSQLLATNNRLRWIITPGSDLYLVYNHNWLEEDQLSRFRTLQRSGAIKISYTHRF
- a CDS encoding DUF885 family protein, yielding MFHILLILSILFVQSPQSTAEEQLQMIFDDHWEYSLQTNPIFATSQGDDRFNDQLPETGLDAMEENYEKSKEFLSRLHKISREELSSESRINYDIFENQLEGSIWAYELNHHLLPLNGWWDYHASFATLGDDVPLETVEDYDNYLSRLEEFPDYNGGYIERMRKGIELGIMRPQDCF
- a CDS encoding DUF885 domain-containing protein, translating into MSWGLCVRKIVFDDYVASIEALITESSEEHRLYEPFKEFPDSFSEEEKQRLTNHAKEVVGEIVIPEYQRLRDFLVDEYIPNTTETIGITEIPGGEEYYNYLIQDHTTIDITADEVHQIGLDEVARIRGEMMEIVKSEGYGDDFDAFVEFLRTDDQFYAETPEQLLKETAYVLKTIDGKLPELFKTLPRLPYGIEPIPDYLAPRTATAYYSRGDADGTQAGTYAVNTYDLDSRPLYEIPALSLHEAVPGHHLQIALQQELEDLPKFRTTASYTAFTEGWALYAERLGEEIGMYETPYKKFGQLSYEMWRALRLVVDTGMHAKGWSREEAIQYMADNSALSLHNIRSEVNRYIFWPGQALAYKMGEIKIRELRAMAEEKLGENFDLREFHDVVLLSGSIPLNVLEGNVEKWIESVGGE
- a CDS encoding DJ-1/PfpI family protein, which translates into the protein MGAKKILMIAGDYGEDLETMVPFQALQMVGHTVHAVCPDKKEGDQCPTAVHDFVGDQTYKETPGHNFTLNFTFDDVNPEEYDALVLPGGRAPEYLRLNEGVIEMVRHFVEEDKPIAAICHGLQILAAVGGIEGKTLTAYPACGPEMELTGANYKEVPPTEAVVDGNLVTSPAWPGHQKWLAEFLKVLGTEITHAD
- a CDS encoding glycine betaine ABC transporter substrate-binding protein gives rise to the protein MNILNKVHWASKLTSVLLLLAVLATGCQSGEQTENTADLVYVNWAEGIAYTNLAKNILEQKMGYEVNITSADVGPAYTAIANGDQDAFMETWLPVLHKNYMDQYEDDIVDLGYVYEGTQSGLVVPEYVEVDSISNLNNYVEEFDGQITGIDAGAGVMQTTQELIDEYNLNFDLMTSSGPAMTAALSNAIENEEWIVVTGWQPHWKFGRWDLKFLKQDPDKVLWQSGNIHIMGRENLEQEKPELAAFLKNMKFTEDQLADLMVQVQESDENVSAVTEQWMNQNEELIESWIPEGAMDEMASAQ